A genome region from Phycisphaerae bacterium includes the following:
- a CDS encoding phage terminase large subunit family protein, whose translation MTSDLLGREWRREDGAHLKVERCLIDANWGTSTDVVYQFCRQSAHAAVLTPSHGRFVGASSIPLAEYRRKRGDRVGLNWRIPSVHGRRAIRHVLFDSNYWKSFIHARLAVAMGDRGCLSLFGRDPEVHRLLAEHLTSEYRVKTEGRGRVVDEWKLRPEASENHWLDCLVGCAVAASMQGVVLPGTDAKADVKRQRVRLSDLQRSRR comes from the coding sequence GTGACCAGCGACCTTCTCGGCCGGGAGTGGCGGCGGGAAGACGGGGCGCACCTGAAGGTCGAGCGGTGCCTCATCGACGCCAACTGGGGCACATCGACTGACGTGGTCTACCAGTTCTGCCGTCAGAGCGCCCACGCGGCGGTCCTGACGCCGAGCCACGGGCGGTTCGTGGGGGCATCAAGCATCCCGCTGGCCGAGTACCGCCGCAAGCGCGGCGACCGCGTCGGCCTGAATTGGCGCATCCCCAGTGTCCACGGCCGCCGGGCCATCCGCCACGTGCTCTTCGACTCGAACTACTGGAAGTCGTTCATCCACGCACGCCTTGCCGTCGCCATGGGCGACCGGGGGTGCCTGTCGCTTTTCGGCCGCGACCCGGAAGTGCATCGCCTCCTGGCCGAGCACCTGACGAGCGAGTACCGCGTGAAGACCGAGGGCCGGGGCCGCGTGGTGGACGAGTGGAAACTGCGCCCCGAGGCCTCAGAGAACCACTGGCTCGATTGCCTCGTCGGCTGCGCCGTGGCGGCGTCGATGCAGGGCGTGGTGCTGCCCGGAACGGACGCGAAGGCCGACGTGAAGCGCCAGCGCGTGAGACTCTCGGACCTCCAGCGGAGCAGGCGATAG
- a CDS encoding ABC transporter permease gives MSLVARALAISYKDVESYYGKPPLVTWGLLFPAVLILAVYLKDRAGYLAVAPGIIGMTLLFGNTSMAAIVITFEKRSGTLERLLLAPLTARTIVLGKALSAAAYGIATAAVLTLGLAALLGLPLARPGVFALGLVLGAGMFSLMGIIASVLVKEVFEAMTLMNFFRFPLLFVSGVFMPLSQMPDWVKPVAYISPLTHVVELLRLGASGEAYFSSPWLPLGVSVVFLAASCVVAGPAFRRYATR, from the coding sequence GTGAGCCTGGTCGCCCGGGCGCTCGCCATCAGCTACAAGGACGTCGAGAGCTACTACGGCAAGCCGCCACTGGTGACGTGGGGCCTGCTGTTTCCTGCCGTTCTGATCCTGGCCGTGTACCTGAAGGACAGGGCGGGGTATCTTGCGGTCGCGCCAGGGATCATCGGCATGACGCTGCTCTTCGGCAACACCTCGATGGCGGCCATCGTCATCACCTTCGAGAAGCGCAGCGGGACGTTGGAGCGGCTTCTCCTGGCCCCGCTCACCGCCCGCACCATCGTTCTCGGCAAGGCCCTGAGCGCGGCGGCCTACGGCATCGCGACGGCCGCTGTCCTGACGCTGGGGCTCGCTGCGCTGCTGGGCCTGCCGTTGGCCCGGCCTGGTGTCTTTGCGCTCGGGCTTGTGCTGGGCGCGGGGATGTTTTCGCTCATGGGGATCATCGCGTCGGTCTTGGTGAAAGAGGTCTTCGAGGCCATGACGCTGATGAATTTCTTCCGCTTCCCGTTGCTCTTCGTGAGCGGCGTCTTCATGCCCCTGTCGCAGATGCCCGATTGGGTCAAACCCGTGGCGTACATCTCTCCGCTGACCCACGTGGTCGAACTCCTCCGGCTCGGTGCGTCCGGCGAGGCTTATTTCTCGTCGCCGTGGTTGCCGCTGGGGGTCTCGGTGGTATTTCTCGCCGCGTCTTGTGTGGTTGCAGGGCCCGCCTTCCGCAGGTACGCCACCCGCTGA
- the purQ gene encoding phosphoribosylformylglycinamidine synthase I has product MILRTAGTNCDEETVHAWELAGAQARRVHVRELIDKPALLREFAILTIPGGFSYGDDISAGKILANQMVHHLADAIGEFVAAGKLVLGICNGFQVLVKAGLLPGDGQSFMSRQTVTLTNNDSARFEDRWVHLRTGKRATAFFPADTILAMPVAHGEGKLVAADDQTLRRLIENGHVAVTYCDAQGRPGPYPVNPNGSQADIAGLTDRTGRIFGLMPHPERHVHPTQHPEWTRRPGASADGRIIFETAVRTAFQL; this is encoded by the coding sequence ATGATCCTTCGAACCGCCGGTACCAACTGCGACGAGGAAACCGTCCATGCCTGGGAACTGGCCGGCGCCCAAGCCCGGCGGGTACACGTACGCGAACTCATCGATAAACCCGCCTTGTTGCGGGAGTTCGCGATTCTAACGATTCCTGGCGGCTTCAGCTACGGTGATGACATCTCCGCCGGGAAGATCCTGGCTAACCAGATGGTTCACCACCTTGCCGATGCCATCGGCGAATTCGTGGCCGCAGGCAAACTGGTTCTGGGGATCTGCAACGGTTTTCAGGTTCTGGTCAAGGCAGGGCTGCTACCGGGCGATGGCCAGAGTTTCATGAGTCGGCAGACCGTCACCCTGACAAACAACGACTCGGCCCGCTTCGAGGATCGATGGGTGCACTTGCGGACGGGGAAGCGGGCGACTGCCTTTTTTCCAGCCGACACGATTCTGGCCATGCCAGTTGCCCACGGGGAAGGCAAGCTCGTGGCCGCTGACGATCAGACTCTGAGGCGATTGATTGAGAACGGACACGTAGCCGTCACTTACTGTGATGCCCAAGGACGCCCAGGCCCTTATCCGGTTAATCCCAATGGCAGCCAGGCGGACATCGCCGGTTTGACCGACAGAACAGGCCGCATCTTCGGCCTGATGCCCCATCCTGAGCGCCACGTTCACCCCACCCAGCACCCTGAGTGGACCCGTCGACCAGGAGCTTCGGCGGATGGACGAATCATCTTCGAGACCGCCGTCCGAACAGCTTTCCAGCTCTAA
- a CDS encoding metalloregulator ArsR/SmtB family transcription factor, with amino-acid sequence MAEIDRQDMMRIFRALSVEKRAEIIRLLAERTLCVGALSNLLGISAGAVSQHLRILKDAGLVQADRRGYFIHYSLSPDAAGRCRAVMDSLFGLQKKGTRRCAAEKRNAKGPRNSRAKPKRARPSRSRNATAT; translated from the coding sequence ATGGCTGAGATAGATCGGCAAGACATGATGCGAATCTTCAGGGCGCTCTCGGTGGAGAAGCGAGCGGAGATCATCCGCCTTCTGGCCGAACGGACGCTCTGCGTCGGGGCCCTGTCCAACCTGCTGGGCATCTCGGCGGGCGCGGTGTCCCAGCACCTGCGGATTCTCAAGGACGCCGGTCTCGTCCAAGCCGACCGGCGGGGCTACTTCATCCACTATAGTCTCTCGCCCGACGCCGCCGGGCGTTGCCGGGCGGTCATGGACTCTCTTTTCGGATTGCAGAAGAAAGGAACCAGACGATGTGCTGCGGAAAAACGAAATGCGAAAGGCCCAAGGAACTCAAGGGCAAAGCCGAAGCGTGCCCGCCCGAGCAGATCAAGAAATGCCACGGCGACGTGA
- a CDS encoding ABC transporter ATP-binding protein produces MPRRREGTPVRQDEQEAQIAVRVGGLRKSYGAVVALAGVSFDVRRGRVFAYLGPNGAGKTTTINILCGLLGRDGGEVSILGRDVAHDPVFVKSRIGVVTENSNLYPELRCRRNLQYVGQLYGLPRAEGRSRAAELIEGFGLAEKADQPFGALSRGMKRRLTVAAALVHRPKVLFLDEPTTGLDVPSAKSLRGLIRRIVGGGTTVFLTTRNLFEAEELADDVAVLIGGRIVARGSVAEIKGCVGRARSVSVRFSGPVDADILKSACPAIRSAKLQDGYWRLDVADLHEALGQVVAFCRREGLRVDEVGTREPTLEDAFVSLLTENAQANRRDES; encoded by the coding sequence ATGCCACGGCGACGTGAAGGAACACCCGTGCGTCAAGACGAGCAGGAAGCGCAAATAGCCGTCCGGGTCGGCGGCCTCAGGAAGAGCTACGGCGCGGTCGTCGCATTGGCCGGGGTCTCGTTCGATGTTCGACGCGGGAGAGTGTTCGCCTATCTTGGTCCCAACGGCGCGGGCAAGACGACGACCATCAACATCTTGTGCGGGCTGCTGGGCCGCGATGGCGGCGAGGTCTCGATACTCGGCCGGGACGTGGCCCACGACCCGGTCTTCGTGAAGAGCCGCATCGGCGTCGTGACCGAGAACTCCAACCTCTACCCCGAGCTGCGTTGCCGCAGGAACCTCCAGTACGTGGGCCAGCTCTATGGCCTGCCCCGCGCGGAGGGACGGAGCCGTGCCGCTGAGCTGATCGAGGGGTTCGGCCTGGCCGAGAAGGCGGACCAACCGTTCGGAGCGCTCTCGCGCGGCATGAAACGCCGCTTGACCGTTGCCGCCGCGCTGGTACATCGGCCGAAGGTGCTCTTTCTCGACGAGCCGACCACCGGCCTCGACGTGCCCAGCGCCAAGTCCCTGCGCGGACTCATCCGCCGAATCGTCGGTGGCGGGACTACTGTCTTCCTAACCACCCGCAACCTCTTCGAGGCCGAGGAACTGGCCGACGACGTGGCGGTGCTGATAGGCGGGCGAATCGTCGCGCGGGGGAGCGTGGCCGAAATCAAGGGGTGCGTCGGCCGAGCGCGGAGCGTCTCCGTCCGGTTCTCTGGTCCGGTTGACGCCGACATCCTCAAATCGGCCTGTCCCGCGATCCGCTCCGCGAAACTCCAGGACGGTTACTGGCGGCTCGACGTAGCCGACCTGCACGAGGCGCTCGGCCAAGTCGTGGCGTTCTGCCGGCGGGAAGGCCTTCGCGTCGATGAGGTGGGCACGCGGGAACCGACGCTGGAGGACGCTTTCGTGTCGCTTCTGACCGAGAATGCGCAGGCGAACAGGAGGGACGAGTCGTGA